In a single window of the Aridibaculum aurantiacum genome:
- a CDS encoding tyrosine-protein phosphatase produces the protein MHSHLLPGLDDGVKEMETSIAYIRQLHELGYSKLICTPHILSDIYPNSRQTILPKLYALREELAKANIPVKVEAAAEYMMDHEFAELVERSKKEDLLTISNQYILVEMSYLAASPHVEQIIFNLRMLGLQPILAHPERYNYYHHNFEQYERFKELGCKLQLNLLSLSGGYGPHVKKTGEKLLKNGLIDFVGTDMHHEMHMKMLQKLASTKDFYELMEGHEMLNKRLM, from the coding sequence ATGCATTCCCACCTCTTGCCGGGATTGGATGATGGTGTGAAAGAGATGGAAACAAGCATAGCTTACATCCGCCAACTGCACGAATTGGGGTATAGCAAGCTGATCTGCACGCCACATATACTTTCAGATATTTACCCAAACTCTCGCCAGACAATTCTGCCTAAGTTATATGCACTGCGTGAAGAGTTGGCCAAAGCCAATATTCCTGTGAAGGTAGAAGCAGCTGCGGAATACATGATGGATCATGAATTTGCTGAGCTGGTAGAAAGATCTAAAAAGGAAGACCTGCTAACCATAAGCAACCAATACATTCTGGTTGAAATGAGTTACCTGGCGGCTTCGCCACATGTAGAGCAGATCATTTTCAACCTTAGAATGTTGGGGCTGCAGCCTATCCTTGCTCATCCCGAAAGATATAACTACTACCACCACAATTTTGAGCAGTACGAACGGTTTAAGGAACTAGGGTGTAAGCTGCAGTTGAACCTATTGTCTCTTTCCGGCGGCTACGGCCCTCATGTAAAGAAAACAGGTGAAAAGCTGCTGAAGAACGGCCTTATAGATTTTGTAGGAACGGATATGCACCACGAAATGCATATGAAAATGCTGCAGAAATTAGCTTCAACAAAAGACTTTTATGAGCTGATGGAAGGACATGAAATGTTGAATAAGCGGTTGATGTGA
- a CDS encoding polysaccharide biosynthesis protein: protein MKNLRKFLLRNRIAPKWLIFLLDLSICCVAVIYANYLRLNFDFSLIHFKDIVDDLAATIVINSVLFYIFRTYHGIIRLSDFQEASRSISAVFYSFFIMLVINVGLGMFQMPPFIPTSVLFIYFFISSFSVFGYRLLVKHLYRLSVNQDDHIHVVIYGAELNGSVLKKTIEQTSNNRFKIVAFIDDDENLMGKTIDNVKIYSLNQVKNVIKPWQIKMLFFARQDFELSKKNAIVDYCLEHNIKVMNIPPMREWIQGHLNISQLREVRIEELLGRPQINLNNDHVLDMLRSKNVLITGAAGSIGSELARQVASIHPHSLIICDQTETGLYELEYELQKKYNLGSTLKVFLGDVKDENSMNNMFGMYMPQVVFHAAAYKHVPMMENHPSEAIRNNVLGTKVLADLSEAYGVERFLLVSTDKAINPTNVMGASKRIAEIYCQSLQNKETPPVVDTGIIHLNRRNSKTKFITTRFGNVLGSNGSVIPRFQEQIAMGGPVTVTHPEIIRFFMTIPEACSLVLDAVIMGNGGEVFLFDMGEPVKIIDLARKMIKLAGLTPGKDIEVKYTGLRPGEKLYEELLNDEEQVIPTHNKKILVAKVVEYDYETVSESIDKLIDIASENKDMDVVRQMKRIVPEFVSTNPVYEALDEEILTPSFSSHG, encoded by the coding sequence GTGAAAAACTTAAGGAAATTTTTACTGCGTAACAGGATCGCTCCAAAATGGCTGATTTTCCTGCTTGATCTTTCCATCTGTTGCGTTGCTGTTATTTACGCTAATTATCTCCGTCTTAATTTTGATTTTTCACTCATTCACTTCAAGGATATTGTTGACGACCTGGCTGCAACCATCGTTATTAACTCTGTTCTTTTCTACATTTTTAGAACCTACCACGGTATCATCCGGCTTTCCGATTTCCAGGAAGCGTCCCGGAGTATTTCAGCAGTTTTCTATTCTTTCTTCATCATGCTGGTTATAAATGTTGGTCTTGGAATGTTCCAGATGCCACCTTTTATACCAACTTCTGTTCTTTTCATCTACTTCTTCATTTCTTCTTTTTCTGTTTTTGGCTATAGGCTACTGGTAAAGCACCTGTACAGGTTAAGTGTAAACCAGGACGATCATATTCATGTTGTGATTTATGGTGCAGAACTTAATGGTTCGGTGCTTAAGAAGACAATAGAGCAAACTTCCAACAACAGGTTCAAGATTGTCGCTTTTATAGATGATGATGAGAACCTGATGGGCAAAACCATAGATAATGTAAAGATCTATTCGCTCAACCAGGTTAAGAACGTTATAAAGCCATGGCAGATAAAGATGCTATTCTTTGCTCGCCAGGACTTTGAATTGAGCAAAAAGAATGCGATCGTTGATTATTGCCTGGAGCATAATATAAAGGTGATGAACATTCCGCCCATGCGCGAATGGATACAAGGTCACCTGAACATTAGCCAGCTACGTGAAGTACGTATTGAAGAATTATTGGGTCGTCCACAGATCAACCTGAACAACGATCATGTGTTGGATATGCTGCGCAGTAAGAATGTACTTATTACCGGCGCTGCTGGTTCTATTGGTAGCGAACTGGCTCGCCAGGTTGCTTCCATACATCCTCATTCACTTATCATCTGCGATCAAACTGAAACAGGGTTATACGAACTGGAGTACGAGCTGCAGAAAAAATATAATCTCGGCAGCACGCTCAAGGTTTTCCTCGGCGATGTGAAAGACGAGAACTCCATGAACAACATGTTTGGCATGTACATGCCACAAGTTGTATTTCATGCGGCAGCTTACAAGCACGTACCAATGATGGAGAACCATCCATCTGAAGCAATAAGGAACAACGTTCTTGGAACTAAGGTGTTGGCTGATCTTTCGGAAGCCTATGGTGTAGAAAGATTTTTACTGGTATCGACAGATAAGGCTATCAATCCAACAAATGTGATGGGTGCATCTAAGCGTATAGCTGAAATCTATTGCCAGTCGCTGCAAAACAAGGAAACGCCGCCTGTTGTTGATACAGGAATTATTCACCTGAACCGTCGTAATTCAAAAACCAAATTCATTACAACCAGGTTTGGCAATGTTTTGGGTTCTAACGGTTCTGTTATCCCGCGTTTCCAGGAACAAATAGCCATGGGGGGACCTGTTACGGTTACACATCCTGAGATCATCCGCTTCTTTATGACCATTCCAGAGGCGTGTTCACTGGTGTTGGATGCGGTGATAATGGGTAATGGAGGCGAAGTATTCTTGTTTGATATGGGTGAGCCAGTTAAGATAATTGACCTTGCCCGCAAGATGATAAAGCTGGCTGGTTTAACCCCCGGCAAGGATATTGAAGTAAAGTATACAGGTCTTCGCCCGGGAGAAAAACTGTACGAAGAACTATTGAACGATGAGGAACAGGTTATTCCAACTCATAATAAAAAGATACTGGTGGCTAAAGTAGTAGAATATGATTATGAGACGGTATCGGAAAGCATAGATAAACTGATTGATATAGCTTCGGAAAATAAGGACATGGATGTAGTGCGGCAGATGAAGAGAATAGTTCCTGAATTTGTGAGCACAAACCCAGTATACGAAGCGCTTGACGAAGAGATATTAACCCCCTCGTTCTCTTCACATGGATAA